ACTGTTCCTGTTGCTATTGGGACAGGATATGGATGGCTACAGCTTATAATGTTAGACCAACTGGAGTATTTACCTGAGTGGAAAATTTTTATCAGTATATTTCTTGTTATTATAGCTTTCGCCTTTACATTGGGGTCTGGTGGTTCGGGGGGTGTATTTGGACCTTCTCTCGTTATAGGGGGGTTAACTGGAGCTTCGGTTTATAATGTTCTACATCTTATGGGAGTTCCTGACAGTTCATCTTTTAATATAACAGCTATGACTGTTGTTGGTATGGTTTCCACATTTGCTGCAGCGGCTAAAGCTCCTTTGTCTACTATTATTTTGGTTGCAGAGATTACAGGAGGATATCAACTCCTCGTTCCTGCTACCGTCGCAGTAGCTATTGCTCATTTTTTGTCTGGAGAGAAAAGTATTTTCAAAAGTCAGGTGGATACAAAATTGGATTCGGCAGCACACCAGGATGAGATTAAATATTTAATCTTAAAAAGATATATTGTCAAAGATATAATGAAAAAAGAAGTAATTACTATAAGTCCTGAAAGCACCGTATTGTATGCTACTAAATTTATGCAGGAATATAGGATTTCTGCTTTACCTGTTATAGATAAAGAAGGAAGAGTTATTGGTCTGGTTACAAGTAATGACTTAATTAAAGCCTGTAATATGAAACAGGAAAATACCCTTATTTATGAAATAATGAATAAGAACCCTATCTGTATAACTGAAGACCTTACTCTGTTTGAAACTTTAAGCATATTTGTGGAAAACAATATTAGCGTAGCACCTGTGGTAAATAATCTGGAAGAAAAAATATTAAAAGGGATTGTTTCGGATTATGATATAGGGAAAATCCTTACAGGTAAAAAATAAAAGCCCCCAAAGGGGCTTCTGTTTATCTTACGTTTTTATATTTGTCTGCTTTTTTGGCAAACTCATCCCAGTTTTCAGGTCCAAATGGTGATATTTCTCTAAGTCTTTGAACTGCAGCAGGATATTTATCAAGTATGTAATCAATATCTTCTTCTGTATTTTCTCTACCAAGGGAGAAAACAATAGAACCGTTAGACATCTCTTTATCAACACCTATTGCAGCAAGAACGTGAGATTGTTTTAGAGCATAGGAAACACAGGCCGAACCTGATGCTGTGTAAATCTTATGATAATCAAGCATAAGAAGCATAGCTTCACCTTCAATATACATAACAATCAGTGAAAGATGGTTAGGAAGTCTTTTTTCTGGATGTCCTGTGAACTGGATATAAGGTATTTTTTCCTCAATTCCTTTTTTAAGTTTATCTCTTAATGCTTTAAGTCTATTTACTCTGTCGTCCATTTCTTTGATGGCAAGCTCTGCTGCTGCTCCCATACCTACAATCAATGGCACAGGCTCAGTTCCTGCTCTTCTTCCACCTTCTTGAATACCACCTTCAATTAAAGGCTTGAGACGAACACCTTTTTTAACATATAGACCACCTACACCTTTTGGTGCGTAGAAATAGTGTCCTGTAAATGAGGCCATATCAAGTCCCCATTCTTCTACATTAACAGGTGTATGTCCAACAGCTGCAGCAATATCAGAATGGAAAACAACTCTTGGGTTTTTCTCTTTGGCTGCTGCAACAAGTGCTGGCATATCTTGAAGAGTTCCTATTTCTCTGTTTGCATACCCAATGGAAACAAGAATTGTGTCTTCTCTAACTGCTTCAGCAACTTTTTCAGGTGAGATAATACCGTATTCGTCTGGCATTATGTATGTAACTTCGTATCCTTCTTTTTCCAGAGTTTTGCAAGAGTGAAGGATAGAGTGGTGTTCTATAGCAGAAACAACAATATGTTTTCCCCTTCTTGTGATACCTGGAGCTTTGGCAAATCCTTTTATAGCAAGGTTATTTGCTTCTATTGCTCCTGAAGTATAAACAATCTCTTCTGGATTTCCTACATTTAAAAGCTCTGCAATCTGTTCTCTGGCTCTGTTTATAGCCTTTTTCGCCTGAACCCCTAATTTATGCAAAGATGTAGGGTTTCCAAAATGCTCTGTAAAGTAAGGTTTCATAGCTTCTACAATCTCTTCAGGCACAGGTGTTGTTGCCAGATGGTCAGCGTAAACAATGCCTCTTTTTTCTATCATATTCAAATCCTCCTTTTGATTACTCACTTAATTTTCTTATCACATTTTGGGCTATTTCCATAAATGCTTTTGCTGAGTTGCTATCTTCTTTTGCCAAAACAATTGGTATTCCAAGGTCTGCAAATTCAGCCACCTTTGGTTCTATAGGAATTTTTCCAAGTAGCTCCGTATTATATTGTTTTGCTATCTCTTCTGTTTTTGATTTTCCAAATATTTCATAGGCTTTTCCGTTATCTGGACACACAAAATAACTCATATTTTCAACTATACCCAGAACAGGTATCTGAACTTCATTGAACATCTGTATTCCTTTTTTAACGTCTATAAGGGCAACATCTTGAGGAGTTGTTACTATAACTGCTCCGTCTATTTCTGCTGTTTGCCCTAATGTAATCTGAACATCACCTGTTCCTGGAGGAAGGTCTATGATTAGGAAATCAAGTCCTTCTCCCCAGTTTATATCAAACAGGAATTGGGATAATGCTTTAAAGAGGACGGGACCTCTCCATATTACAGGTGTGTCTTCTGAAGGTAAAAGAAGACCTATTGACATCATTTTTATTCCGTGGGCTTCTGGAGGAATAAGTTTGTTATCAGGTGTTGCTGTTACCTGTTTGTCCTTAGCTCCCAGCATTGTGGGTCCTGAAGGACCATACATATCAGCATCAAGATATCCTACTTCATATCCCATTTTTTTGAGGGCTGCTGCAAGGTTAACTGCCACAGTTGATTTTCCTACTCCACCTTTACCTGAGGCAACAGCTATGACTTTTTTAACTCCAGGAATTCTTCTTCTGTTTTCAAAAGGATTTTGTTGTGGAGGTGGTTGTGGTGGTGGTTGTTGTTGTTTCGGTGGTTCTGAAGTAAATTCAACTTCTACTTGCTCTGCTCCAATAGATTTTAATACTTTTTCTGCTTTTTCTTTGAGATAATCATGGTATTTTTCACTTGGGGAAAATAGTTTTATGTAAACGTTATTCCCATCTATTCTAAGGTCTCTTAAAAGGTCTGCAAGTGAAAAGCTAACGCCAATTTCCTCAAGATTTGCATTTTTTAGGGTGTCCATTACTCCCTGAAGTGCCATTTAATCCTCCTGATTAACAAAATTTTATTCAAGTATAGAATAAAATCCTTATTATTTTAAGCCATGATAACCATCATAAGGACTTCTTAAGATAAATTGGGATTTTGGGGATAATTTGCAAGTTTGGTGAAGGATTTCTGGAATTAATGAGGAGATTTTAGTTCAAACACTTTAATTTGTTGTATCGTAAATGTCGCAATACCCTTAAATCAGCGGGTCAGTTCCAGTCAAACTAACATAAAGGAGGTATGCTATGAAGGTCGGGTCGCAATACCCTCAAAACAGCGGGTCAGTTCCAGAGCTTAGATTTTTGCGGTTTAGCGGATAATTTTGTGTTTTTAAATGGGTCTAAAATTTTCCTTAAAATTTGCTTGTAAGCCTTTATTTTCAATATTCTGCTCCAAATTGTGAAATTTCTATAAATTTTTATCTGCATAAAATTTATGCAATCCGCCAAAGCTTTATTTTCAATAATCAGCCAAAATTTTAGTCTCTCTTGCTAAAATTTACACCCTAATTTTGTAGAGATTTTTATATGAGCTAAATCATATTCTCTTGTCAGGTAGCCATTTTCCTTATTTATAACTTATCACGATTATAAATCTGTATGCAACCTTTACAAATCTGTTCTAACTACACCCAAACCAAAGCTGGTAGATTTTCCAAGGTTTATATTTTCCAGTATTAGCAAGTATGGGTATATTTCATTAATATCACCTTTTAGCTTAAAACTTCCTTCAAAGGCTGGAACAATCATCTTTTTCTTTTTTCTATTTGACCATCTTTTTAAAGGAGCAGGTTTCATATTTTGGTCTGTGATTTCAAGTTTTGATTTATTTATGAATATTTTGTCTGTTTTATTACCATAATTTTGAGCCACATTTGAAACTCGGCTAACAATAGCTTTTATTAGATAATCTTTGTTAAACTCATTGGCTTTTATATATTTACCACCAAATTTTAGAGAAGTAGGAGAAAGCCTTATATTTATTTCTTCTTTTCCTGTTCTTATATCAAAAAAATCTTTTGCATTAAATCTGGGAACAACAGATTTTAAGGGTTCATATCTGCTTGCAAATGGATGGTAATAATAAACGGCAGATTGTTTAATAAACCTTTCTTTTCCTAAATTTATTACCGTATTCAAAGATTGAATAATAAACTCCCAGTAATTAGAAGCAAATCCCAGAAGTGTTATATCAATATTTAGCTTATCTCCTTCCTTTAATTGTTTTAAATCATATTCAGGTTGAAGAACATATTTTGATGGCATGTTCAGATAAAGCTCTGTTTCAAAAATTACGGTGTAAGGACAGGTTTTGTTAAACTCGCATACTTTACAATCTTCTCGGGGTTTTATACAAACTATTTTTTTCAGTCTTTTCCCCAAAACTCCTCTGAATGAAGAACCTAAAAAATAGGGCTGTTTAAAATCTGTAAGGGCGGTATATTCAAGTCTTATCCGTGAAAACTCAAACTCTACCATTAAAATTTCCTAAAAAATAAAATTTTAATAGAATTTAGTTTATTACATTGCCCAAGGGAATGGAAATTGGAGAAAAAATTTTATGTTTTTGTTTACGGCACTTTAAGGAAAGGCTATTGGAACCATAGATTATTAGAAAATAGCGAATTCTTAGGAGATGCCATTACAAAAGAAAAATATAGCCTGTATGCAGACGGGATACCTTATGTGGTTAAAATTCCGAAAACACACATAAAAGGGGAAATTTATGAAGTAGATAAAGAAACTTTAAAACGTTTAGACCAGCTTGAAGAACATCCTGATGTTTATTATCGGGAAGAGATAGAAGTGCTATTAAATGGTAAACCTATAAAAGCATGGATTTATTTTTATCCTTATCCTGAAGGGGAATTTATACCATCTGGAGATTATAAGGATTACAGAAAAATATAAAAAAGAGGTGAAGAAATGAATAAAGAAT
This genomic window from Persephonella sp. IF05-L8 contains:
- a CDS encoding cysteine desulfurase family protein, with the translated sequence MIEKRGIVYADHLATTPVPEEIVEAMKPYFTEHFGNPTSLHKLGVQAKKAINRAREQIAELLNVGNPEEIVYTSGAIEANNLAIKGFAKAPGITRRGKHIVVSAIEHHSILHSCKTLEKEGYEVTYIMPDEYGIISPEKVAEAVREDTILVSIGYANREIGTLQDMPALVAAAKEKNPRVVFHSDIAAAVGHTPVNVEEWGLDMASFTGHYFYAPKGVGGLYVKKGVRLKPLIEGGIQEGGRRAGTEPVPLIVGMGAAAELAIKEMDDRVNRLKALRDKLKKGIEEKIPYIQFTGHPEKRLPNHLSLIVMYIEGEAMLLMLDYHKIYTASGSACVSYALKQSHVLAAIGVDKEMSNGSIVFSLGRENTEEDIDYILDKYPAAVQRLREISPFGPENWDEFAKKADKYKNVR
- a CDS encoding Mrp/NBP35 family ATP-binding protein, which encodes MALQGVMDTLKNANLEEIGVSFSLADLLRDLRIDGNNVYIKLFSPSEKYHDYLKEKAEKVLKSIGAEQVEVEFTSEPPKQQQPPPQPPPQQNPFENRRRIPGVKKVIAVASGKGGVGKSTVAVNLAAALKKMGYEVGYLDADMYGPSGPTMLGAKDKQVTATPDNKLIPPEAHGIKMMSIGLLLPSEDTPVIWRGPVLFKALSQFLFDINWGEGLDFLIIDLPPGTGDVQITLGQTAEIDGAVIVTTPQDVALIDVKKGIQMFNEVQIPVLGIVENMSYFVCPDNGKAYEIFGKSKTEEIAKQYNTELLGKIPIEPKVAEFADLGIPIVLAKEDSNSAKAFMEIAQNVIRKLSE
- the cas6 gene encoding CRISPR system precrRNA processing endoribonuclease RAMP protein Cas6 yields the protein MVEFEFSRIRLEYTALTDFKQPYFLGSSFRGVLGKRLKKIVCIKPREDCKVCEFNKTCPYTVIFETELYLNMPSKYVLQPEYDLKQLKEGDKLNIDITLLGFASNYWEFIIQSLNTVINLGKERFIKQSAVYYYHPFASRYEPLKSVVPRFNAKDFFDIRTGKEEINIRLSPTSLKFGGKYIKANEFNKDYLIKAIVSRVSNVAQNYGNKTDKIFINKSKLEITDQNMKPAPLKRWSNRKKKKMIVPAFEGSFKLKGDINEIYPYLLILENINLGKSTSFGLGVVRTDL
- a CDS encoding gamma-glutamylcyclotransferase, with amino-acid sequence MEKKFYVFVYGTLRKGYWNHRLLENSEFLGDAITKEKYSLYADGIPYVVKIPKTHIKGEIYEVDKETLKRLDQLEEHPDVYYREEIEVLLNGKPIKAWIYFYPYPEGEFIPSGDYKDYRKI